In Candidatus Nitrosarchaeum limnium SFB1, the following proteins share a genomic window:
- a CDS encoding hypothetical protein (hypothetical protein Nmar_0862), translated as MGQKRVTIAREYLNKLTNGKAMPALALRDNKTNVWEPVGEENLYAFVDESAGFVLTDNSGYILALVDKNGISKTIVQGVTKEQKEIWVKAFQNDSILEYKGKVTLPV; from the coding sequence ATGGGTCAAAAAAGAGTAACTATTGCAAGAGAATACCTAAACAAATTAACAAATGGAAAAGCAATGCCTGCACTTGCCTTACGAGATAATAAAACCAATGTTTGGGAACCGGTGGGAGAAGAGAATCTATATGCATTTGTTGATGAATCAGCAGGGTTTGTTTTAACTGATAATAGTGGATACATACTTGCATTAGTGGATAAGAACGGTATTTCAAAGACCATAGTTCAAGGAGTTACCAAAGAACAAAAAGAGATATGGGTCAAAGCATTTCAAAATGACAGTATTTTAGAATACAAAGGAAAAGTTACACTTCCAGTATAG